DNA sequence from the Alosa alosa isolate M-15738 ecotype Scorff River chromosome 2, AALO_Geno_1.1, whole genome shotgun sequence genome:
CAGAAAGCAGCTGTACTGAGAGTGGAAGTCAGTCGAAGGTCGCTGAGCTGAACATATAGCAAACCCAAGTGACTTCTGGGCTCGAGTGAGGGAGAGGCAATAAAACAATTGACTCATTTTCTAGACCTATCAGTGGCCCAGACGGGAAAGTCATAAATACATTACAACAATTCAAatacattactctctctctctctctctctctctctctctctcatacaaacCATCAAGGGCTCCTGTGTGGCCCTTCAAGCACTGAGTGTTGCTTCATGTATCCATCCTCTGGTGCAGGGAAACACAAACCAGCACTCCCCCTCTCGCCCGTACCGCATCGATTTCAGATTTCATTAAAGCCCGATAAGAAAAACAATTCAGGGCCTCCACCACAGCCCGATCCCTCCCTGAAACCAGAGGCCAAGAGCCATATGGACCTCTGCAAAAGATAAATATTCAACATTGGAAAGTGCCCCCCCCCTTACTTTCGTAAGCAGGATTAGCAGGTCTCCACAAACACTGAAGGAGCATGCTTAATGAGGAAATGAACCtgaacataacacacacacgtacacactgaAACAGCCATTCCACTCCTCACCTCCACTCCTAGACTTCATAACGAGAGGCATGAGTGTATCTCCAccaatgtatgtgcatgtttcaATCTTCAAGATGCTCCTCCAGCTCTGGTCACCACTGCTTCACTCTGATGGAATTAACACTCCTCTAATGACCAGCAGTGATCACTTGTggaatctttttttattttgatgatGTTTTGGGGATGTCTGCTAAACGTATTTCAGTATTGGGAAAGGTCTAATTCATAAAACTTAATTTTTATCCATTTAGATTGTTTGGGGAAATGGCTCTGCTTTTGAGGATTGTTGATTTGAAGCTTTAAGCTTTAAACAGGAAAAGGCTATATTTAAGTTCAAGAGTTCCAGCTTTAATAAGAAAAATtgccacacacaaataaaaggtTTAATATTGGGCaccaactttttaaaatgtCCAACACCTCCACTTAATTCCTTTCCTCCAAGATGACCACGGAAAAGGTAACAGCAGTCATCCCGCAACAATGCCAAGAAAACCAGGCTTCACAGTCCTCCCAGGTTTCGTTAAAATGACCAGCCTCTGCGTTTTGAGACACCTTAATTAGCTTTATGAGCTTCTTCCTGAAATCGGCAGGAGCCAAAAAACCAGTCTCGCCAAGTCCCTTTTTGTTGGGGGATGAAGCTATTTAAGAGACTGCTAGCATGTTAAAACCTTCATATGTACCTCATTTGTGCCAGCGTGGATGACGCCAGCCAGGTACAGCGCTCCAGGAGAAGCCAAGCCGGGTGCCACGGTAACAAGTCATTTAGCATGAGGGGGGCTAACGAACAGCATATGGCACAgctgtgtttctttctttctctctctctctcgctctctctctctctccctccctccctctcgcttcCATTTCTTTCGgccgtctttctctctttagttAATGTGGACTCTCATCTGACTAATCAGCCTGGTACTGACACAGGCGCCACAGGATGTCCTCTTTATTAGCGTGACGATTTTTctgtaaacatttaaaaatgccTTGTCATTAACATGCCAGCATCTATAATGGCTACAAATGAGAACGTAATGTTCCAGTCTCTCAGTTGGAGGAGAACTCAGTCACGTTGACATGATGGGAACAAGGTAACGTctgacaattaaaaaaaaaaaaaaaaagtttcaaatAATCACTACTCATTACACTGATCAGTCAGACAGTTATCAGATCATGAAAAATATGGTGCAGTTTAGCTGCTTGAAAAATTGAAGCTTTCAGACTTGAAAGCAATGTACATAAGCCCTGGGAGTCAGTGGTGATTTGAGCCTTCTATAGACCCATTTAACTCCGGTGCCAAGGATCCCCGGGCTAGGCACGACGCTCTTGACACTCCTGACAAATAAACAACTAGTTGAAAAATTGTGCAAAGACCAGCGCACAGACCTGCCAGTGCCAGGCGTAGACTGGAGGTGAAGGCGTGTCCCTGGGCTTCTCTGGGTTGCGGTCCCCCACACAAAGGTCCCTCTGTGCTGCCGATCGCTAGCCAAAGCGGAGCAATGGTCCTTTGTCAGGTAGTCTGTCTGGGGGTTTGAAGACTGCCTAAATCATACGGCTCCGAAACCACTGTCAGCCAAACGGGCAAACCTTGGGACAAGTGTGAATCCACACTGCACCCAACACAAGGGCAAGGAGAGACCTGCTTCCCCTCTCTGTTTAGGACAGGGTTCAATGTCTCCAATAAAGATATTATGTGTTGATGATCCTGGAATTCCTAGTCTAGTCCTCTAGTCCCCCACTGATTACGTAACCCCAAAGAATTCTGACCCTGGGTAGCCAAAGACACCAACAGACAAAATCTTATTATACAACCATCTGTGGGGCTCATATTCTATTTTAGTGTGATTTGCAATGGCCTTTCTGAAGGTAATGTGAGTGTATATTAGAAATTAATGGGTGTGCTATTCTATCCAAATGTAACCAAATAACCTGCTGTCCCACACCTCAATAAAACATTCCTGCAGTTTGAAAAATGTCTCTGTTGGCTTTGTCTTTGCTTTCACAAACCACAAATCATTTATTGCCTTTCAAGGATTGTCTGTGCCTGACCAGAGTCAACTGAGTTGCACCCGCTTGACAGTCTGGGTTCACCATAGACATTAATCTTGACTTGACAGACAGAGACTGATAGCTATCCCTAAGCTCTGTGGTTCTTACATGTATTTCCCTATTAGTAACTTCCTAGAATTGATAggtttttaactgtgtgtgtatagcttTCAGTCAATTAAATGATATACACTGAACGACAAGACATTTGATATATGCCAAAGTGAATGTTGTTTGgtgagtatatatatacaaaaataATGAGGGAGTTAATGAATCCCTCCTCAAATTAATGTGTGGGCGCGATGAGATAAAAAAGTGGCAGAGTCGGGCCCAACAGGTGGGATGCGCAAGGCCAGGCTGATAGCACCACAACTTCAGGCAGATGCCTTTTGGTGAAAAGCCTTTTGGGGCCTGCaccttttaatttttttctcctctctctctcttcttcaacCTCATTTCCACATCAAATGTCCAGGAAAGGGATACTGCCCATGGGTGGAGAGTAATGAggactcctcttctcttcctccgcTCTCTTTCGGCGGCTCTCGCCCTTTCTTCCAGCGGGGGAAAGCCCCCGCTGCTTTAATGATCTCCCCCTAATCACAAACATGGCTTTCTCCCTTTAGCAAGGGGACAATTGCACACAGGTAGTCTCTCTTGTCAGCTCTTAAGCTCACTTACAATCCCATTAAAATTCTCATTTTCTAATGGAAGTGAATGTGGAAAAAAGGGGATTTCTTCTGAGGATGCATCTCTAGAAATAGCCccctaatgaaaaaaaaaaaacttttaagcacaaacacacacacacacacaatcgagCCTTTGTGTCACCCTTTGCTTTGATAGGCAGAATAATGGGAGACGCTACTGTGTATTAAACCACCAAACCGCCCAAACAAATACCTTTTTGTTGCACAACATAATTTGCGATCACTCATGTCAACAGAGCCAACTCGCTCTTCACTGACTCTTGAGAGAGCTAATACGGTCTTTGTGTGAGGACATGAACGAAGGGGACGCCGAGACACCACcaggggagagtgagtgagagagagagacagaaacagaagagagagagagagagggaaagacagacagaatcaggagagagagagagggatagacagacagaatcaggagaggagagtgagagacagaaacagaagagagggacagatagacagaatcaggagagagagagagaaacagaagagagagcgtgagagacagaaaggaagcaagagtgtgagagagagacatggagaaagaggagagagctgCCTAAGCGAGAGGTGAGGAGCTCAGGGGAAGAGAGCTTGTTGCATCACCCCATGCCCCGTTTACCTCCAGTCACCTGTCCTTTTTCTCTGTAGGTCATCTGAAAATACACCATTACAGTATCAGTATAATGCAGCAATGCAATCATCACTAATGACAAAAGCTTTGAAATGCCTTCTTGTGCCTTTAGTAAATACTACTAGTTTAGAGCAAAAAGCCTTTCCTGTTCTAACTATACATGTTTTCAGAGGGTAAGACAACTGTGGTCCAGGCCCACAACAGAAGTTGAAGGTTTCAGCATATTATCATTTACGCCTAGTAAAACTGTCCGCAGTGGGACTgggcacactacacacacacttggcaccCGCCTGTTTTTGTCTCAATCAAGTGTTTATGCCTGCCACCGATGTGTAAACTTGAAAGCTAGCATGCATTAATTGAGCTTTATAGTGACTGGTACATGTGGTTTACGCACCACAGACTCACAGCTATGGGCTCCAAGACAAACATGGCTTTTTATGGCCAAATGTAACAGTGGTTTTGGATCCAAGGCACAGGCAGTGCCAAGCCATGGACAATGTCTGCCCTGGCAGCAGTCTGGGGGAGGAGGACAgcgaggatggagagagagggagggagagagaggagagagagagagagagagagagagagagagagaggtaaacatTCATGACTTTAAGTTGGAGTTCGGCGCAACACAAACAAATCCCATTGAAATGAAGGTGTGATGTAATGTTTCCATGCTAATACATGGTCAGGGCTAAGCAACCATTTGGTGAAATTCATACATCATagttcatttcattttatttggACAGATGGTAATGAAACCAATCCAATATTCAAACCTTTCTTGATGGgggtctctgtgtttgtgtatgtgtgtgtgtgtgtgtgtgtgtgtgtgtgtgtgtgtacggtggggggagggggtattaacacacacaattacacacacacacacacacacacaaaggaaacaaTTCCTAAAAGCTGATTCATGGCTTACCATCCAAACTCCTCTTCCTGTTCACGCTGGAATGCTCGTGCTACATtggttattattcttcttcctgGGGCTGCCGATGTCTCAAAAGAAAATTAACATTTAGCATAACTACAAACACTCCAGTGTGAGGTCCTGCACTCATCCATGTGCCCATGACTAAACTAGCATTCATAAAAACAGAAGAAAGGGGATGCATGTAGGTTCGTTGTCATTACTGAGAACGATGGCGTGCGAAATGCATGTTTGAACATTTGGGGCATTTAGTGTTGAAAATGGGGAACACAAAAACATTGATCTTACTGATCTCACACAAGTTCTCCTTGGTAAGCCTGGTCAGTTAATTTGAGATTACCGGTGTTCACATGACTGCTACATATCTGAGTCATTCATGCCAACCACTGCAGTGCTGTGCAGTACACTCCTAACACATGCATGCTTCTGAAATCCCCCTTGCAATTCTTATGAAGTTACTCAAGGGTTGTTGTTACATTTGTTTTATACACCTGGTTCATGAAGAACAAATAAGAGGTCTAATATGagcaaaacaaatacatttaggTATTCATTCTAAAATCCTATCTTCGCAGGAGTAGGGTCCATTGGCTACTTTTAATTTGTTCTTGAATTGTGAGAATTTAAAGAAGCATTTTTAAACAGAACACAAAAATATAATCACTTAATACAAACACCACAATGCTCTATACAGTGCTGACTTGAATGACTAAGGAAAGAAAACCATGTACATACAAAATAcattactgtattttatttaggaAAAATATGACTTCTTTAAAAACACTTTAGTTGTTATATTCTTTCAGTAAGTGCTCATATACAATACGATACAATACATACAGCAACACCTATTGGGGTCTGCACATAAATACTCAAAACAATAAGTTAACCAGCTGGTGAAGTCTGAGAGGGAGAAAACaccaaacaaacatgaatacCTTGTATACATCCTATACAGTTGCTCACCACAAACAAGCAGTCTATCAGATGATGTTCATACGTATACTCCCTTTATGTCTGCCTGTGGGTGATTTTGCCTGCCTTCCCTACTTTAAAATCATCAAATGCAGTCAATGCAGAGCAATGATGTCTATAgaggacaaaaaaataaacacgcTCCcttctttttggcactggacaTACAAGAACATGGTGGAAGCTTTAGCCTCCACTGTCAGACGTGTGTGGGGCTCTCTAGGTAAGAGTCTGTTTTGGACATGTGCAACGCCACCGTGGACGGCTTGTAGTAGCAGTGCGAGCTGCTGCAGCTGACGCTGTTGCAGGCCTTCCTGGAGCCGCGCACAGCCAGCCTGCGGTTGCACAGGCCCTGCCAGGTCTGGAGCGTCTTGGGGCTCCACACCCAGACGCCGCTGGTGATGCCCACCACCAGCGACATGAAGATCTTGACCATGAAGACGGCCACGGTGGGCACGGAGGCGTCCAGCGAGCAGTCCTCGCTCCGGCGTCCGGGGAAAGCCACACACTTGCCCTCCAGCGCGCGGTAGCGCCAGTAGTCCATGTTGAGGCGCTCGTAGAAGAGGCAGATGATGACGCAGGTGGCCGGCACCGTGTAGAGGATGGAGAAGACGCCGATCTTGACCATGAGCTTCTCCAGCTTCTCCGTGTTGGTGCCGCCCGTCTTCATGACCTTGCGGATGTGGAAGAGCGCCACAAAGCCCGTGAGGATGAAGGAGGTGCCCACGACCAGGTAGCAGGCCAGCGGCACCAGCACGAAGCTGGTCAGCGCAGTCACGTCCATGCTGCCCACGTAGCAGAGCCCCGTCAGCTCGTCTCCCGCCACCTTCCTCATGGTGAGGATGACGATGGTCTTCATGGCCGGCAGGCCCCAGGCAGCCATGTGGAAGTAGGAGCTGTGTGCCTCGATGGCTTCGTGGCCCCACTTGCGTCCAGCAGCCAGGAACCAGGTGAGCGTGAGGATGACCCACCAGATGGAGCTGGCCATGCCGAAGTagtagaggatgaggaagacaAGCGTGCAGCCGGTGCTCTCCAGGCCCTCCTGGATGACATAGAGCTCGCCATTCTCGCGGTCGCAGGCGATGTTCTCGGCGCCGGCCACCGAGCGGATGATGAAGGCCACCGAGTAGACGTTGTAGCACATGGAGAGGAAGATGATGGGCCGCTCGGGGTACTGGAAGCGCTGCGGGTCCAGGAGGAAGGTGAGCACGGTGAAGGCGGTCGAGATAAAGCAGAGTGTGGACCAGACGGCCATCCACACGAAGGCGAAGTCCTTGTCCTGGCGCGACCAGAAGACGTCGACAGTGGGTGCGCAGCGTGGCGCGCACGAGCGGCTCTTCTCCACGTACTGGAACTTCTCCTGGTTGGCGCACGAGCCCAGGCCAGCGGAAGTGGAGGCCCCGCCAGCTGAACCCCCAACTCCTGCCCCGGTGCCCGGTGGCCTGGGCCTGGGGGGCAGCGGAAGCATGCCCTCCCCCTTCTTCCCCTCAGGCTTGGTGTCGTTCTCGGGCGCCTCCATACACAGGGAGTTGGGGTCGTTCTTGGTTGGCAGCCGCGAGCAGTCCAGCGAGTCGGGCCAGCCGAAGCTGAACTGCTCCATGACGGGTGAGCAACGCTGGCGTGCCTGCTCGCACATGGGCCGGCAGGCGGGGATGGTGTTGGACACCTGGTCAGCACACATGGGCACGTAGAGCGAGCAGAGAAAGAAGCGGAGGTGCACGTCACAGCCGTACTTCACCAGAGGGGCAAATTCTAGCAGCTTGATGCCCGCCTCGACCTGACTCTCGTATTTCATGAAGTTGGGCATCCTCGTCATGTTATAGCCGATGCCCTGGCAcatggggatggtgatgggctCGCATTTTGCTGGTCGCCCTCGTTCGATGTCATAGGCTCCAATTTCCAGCGTTGATCCAACAATTACAAGTGGACACCAGAATAAAATCACAGTCTTCACATGTAAGTCCCCCATAGTGTTTCAGGACAAAATGGGATGATATAATTGTTACATACTGCATGACATTCTATCCCTTAGCAAATTATGCATCTTAGGGAAAAGATAACAATCACATTTGTCTGAAATTTAAAATCAAGATTTTTACTTGTGTGGTATTGCAGAATTAATGTTCCATGTGGCCGTCTGAGGTCTAGAATAGGAGGTGTTTATGTCCTTGACAAAAATGGTATATCCATGACAGGTACAAATCAATCAAAACTTTTAGTCCAGTTACGGAAGTTTGCAAATAGTATTAATCCTCTGTGCAATGCTTATTCATTAAATTAAAAGAAACGAAAAAAGACAAACAGTTTCGAGATATTGGTAATTTTGGACTACGGTGTTTCTGTAGTTTTTTTGCTGAAGCCGCGCTGGGACCACGTTGTATGGAGTGGCGAAGGGAAAACCAATACAGCACCGGTAGCACGCATATTAAAATCGGTGGTCAAACAAAACAAGTCCTTATTGGCCGTTGAAGTCCTGCGATCCTTGGTTTCCGGCGAACATTTAGACAGCAACTCGTTAAAGTTTAACAACAGACTATACTGGCATAATTTGTGCATAACATGCTGCCACAATTTCTCTAGTGTGCTCGGATAAGCCAGTAGAGTACCCCTTTCGTTCCGTTCATAgcgcgaggactcctaactttctcctctcctctctgtgtatCTTCTGAAACAGGCGGAGTGTGGTGACGGACTTGCTTAGCCCCGCCTTTAATGTAATTCAATTcgattttttatatatttcttgTACAGTCGCTTGAACAGTGAGCTCGAAGGACTATCTTTATTTTTCGGGGGAGGTGTGAATTTAAAGGTTTGCCCAATTCCATTATTGCGTGCCTTTAGCGCTTGGCTTGCATTGCTTCATGTAAAAAATGAAACTGGTTTTTAATACTCTTGGAGGATTGGGGAAAATAGTCCTTTGTGTTTTATTCAGTGGACCAAGGATTAAGAGAGGGGACAGATGATTCACCTATTAGTCTTGGAATATGGTCAGAAAGGTATATTGGTGAGATGCTATGAAGTTTGAGATCATTTTGTCATCATCTGTAAAGAATAAATCATAGCCTAGGTTATGGCTTGCATATGGCCTAATCAGTTTACAGTGTTTTCCATTCTGTCTGGACTATGCATGAATGCATGTCAGATCACGTAGGCTTACCTATTTCGTTTCATAGCCTACAAAGATTAGTTTATGTGCAGGGGTGGGGGGAGTAAGAAAAGGAAGTGAGTTTTTagaaatcaaataaattaataGTGATATATAATGCATTTAAAATGTTCTTGTTTATCCAAATACctaataatataggctacaccaTGGATTCCTTAATTGATGTTTATGACTACAATGACTGGAAGAATGGAGTGATACTGTTCCCATCTAGTGGCCAGACAACAAGTAGCACCTCCAGGACACTATCTGACCATTTTTATGGTCAGTCATTTACAGTATCAGCCAGTATACATTAATTTCCATCACATTCATGGTCATTTTTTGTCATGCATGTCTTCAATTGTTATGTGCTCTTCCATGGTATACACCCTGTACAATACACTGTTTTAAATATTTAGAATGGAGAATATTCTATTTAAGATAAGATATAGCCAAATCAATTACTTTGTAGTGCAGCAATTAATACAACAACATCATGGTTTAATTTTATAATAGACCACCATCACTCTGATTGGCCTTGTCTGTC
Encoded proteins:
- the fzd9a gene encoding frizzled-9 yields the protein MGDLHVKTVILFWCPLVIVGSTLEIGAYDIERGRPAKCEPITIPMCQGIGYNMTRMPNFMKYESQVEAGIKLLEFAPLVKYGCDVHLRFFLCSLYVPMCADQVSNTIPACRPMCEQARQRCSPVMEQFSFGWPDSLDCSRLPTKNDPNSLCMEAPENDTKPEGKKGEGMLPLPPRPRPPGTGAGVGGSAGGASTSAGLGSCANQEKFQYVEKSRSCAPRCAPTVDVFWSRQDKDFAFVWMAVWSTLCFISTAFTVLTFLLDPQRFQYPERPIIFLSMCYNVYSVAFIIRSVAGAENIACDRENGELYVIQEGLESTGCTLVFLILYYFGMASSIWWVILTLTWFLAAGRKWGHEAIEAHSSYFHMAAWGLPAMKTIVILTMRKVAGDELTGLCYVGSMDVTALTSFVLVPLACYLVVGTSFILTGFVALFHIRKVMKTGGTNTEKLEKLMVKIGVFSILYTVPATCVIICLFYERLNMDYWRYRALEGKCVAFPGRRSEDCSLDASVPTVAVFMVKIFMSLVVGITSGVWVWSPKTLQTWQGLCNRRLAVRGSRKACNSVSCSSSHCYYKPSTVALHMSKTDSYLESPTHV